The following proteins come from a genomic window of Nitrospirota bacterium:
- a CDS encoding DUF3015 family protein: protein MTVLAGTSDVGPGCGLGKIVWRDSKLGEGVGPQLLMSTTNDLFLPWQAFGISTGTLGCQNNREFWAEEKAGVFVKLDFDNLEQDMARGGGEHLASLADLMGVPAERQPAFFALAQERYVSLTVAGEVSPTAMIKALDEAMAQHPLLAQAPMPR from the coding sequence ATGACGGTCTTAGCGGGCACCTCGGATGTCGGTCCGGGATGCGGACTCGGCAAGATCGTCTGGCGGGATTCCAAGCTCGGCGAGGGGGTGGGGCCGCAACTCTTGATGTCCACGACGAACGACCTGTTTCTCCCTTGGCAGGCTTTCGGTATTTCCACCGGGACGCTTGGCTGTCAGAATAATCGAGAATTTTGGGCGGAAGAAAAAGCTGGAGTCTTCGTGAAGCTCGATTTTGACAATCTTGAGCAGGACATGGCGCGGGGCGGCGGGGAGCACTTGGCTTCCTTGGCGGACCTGATGGGAGTGCCGGCGGAGCGGCAACCGGCCTTCTTCGCGCTGGCCCAGGAGCGGTACGTGAGCTTGACGGTCGCCGGCGAGGTTTCGCCAACGGCGATGATCAAGGCCCTCGACGAGGCGATGGCGCAGCATCCCCTGCTGGCCCAGGCGCCGATGCCGCGGTAA
- a CDS encoding metallophosphoesterase family protein: MRIGVIADTHGLFDREIPRHFAGVDHIIHAGDIGDRSVIERLERIAPVTAVSGNVDGYGRSSFRREAMIELAGRRIAIRHVLYEGGQLTKEGRAFLERERPDVCVFGHTHRPKTEWYGPTLLFNPGSAGPRRFKLPRCLGLLTIDGPTVVPSHMVLADRPELENQIGRLDKLRECR; the protein is encoded by the coding sequence GTGCGCATCGGGGTGATCGCGGACACGCACGGCCTGTTCGACCGGGAGATCCCGCGCCATTTTGCCGGAGTGGATCACATCATCCATGCCGGCGACATCGGCGACCGGTCCGTGATCGAGCGGTTGGAGCGGATCGCGCCGGTGACGGCGGTCTCCGGCAACGTGGACGGCTATGGGCGGAGCAGCTTTCGCCGGGAGGCGATGATCGAGCTGGCCGGACGGCGGATCGCGATCCGCCACGTCCTCTATGAAGGCGGCCAACTCACGAAGGAAGGGCGGGCCTTCCTGGAGCGGGAACGGCCGGACGTCTGCGTGTTCGGCCACACGCACCGACCAAAAACCGAATGGTATGGCCCCACGCTCCTGTTCAATCCCGGCTCAGCCGGTCCAAGACGCTTCAAACTGCCCCGCTGCCTTGGCCTCCTGACGATTGACGGGCCTACGGTTGTTCCGAGCCACATGGTCCTTGCGGATCGGCCCGAGCTGGAAAATCAGATCGGGCGGCTTGACAAGCTAAGGGAATGTCGCTAG
- a CDS encoding M48 family metallopeptidase, which yields MSVSHNALCFGGRLPAEGAPCFVAVSGSGLTLSFPGSPEETVPFSLLSVEAGGFDHDHLVVKWVSQAEKRTLYLKDPALIRAFRGAAPPELTGELERTAARVRGSRLRRRTWLLAAIGAVAAFVLLLWLGSDVLVRLAVSRVPVEWEKVIGEAARGQFLAGQAVVKDGPAVAAVQEITERLADQVPDSPYRFEVTVVRSDVVNAFALPGGYVIVLTGLLEKAESPEEVAGVLGHELNHVLLRHGTERIVKTIGIAAVVTILVGDRQGLVGLAKRLGIELATLKFGREQETEADLEGLRLLHRARILPDGMIRFFERLSESDKLQVEILSTHPMSAARAERLKAEAAALPRQEPLPFSFDWGAVQAGL from the coding sequence ATGAGTGTCTCCCACAACGCGCTCTGCTTCGGCGGCCGGCTTCCCGCGGAAGGGGCCCCCTGTTTCGTGGCGGTCTCGGGCTCCGGTCTGACCCTCTCGTTCCCCGGATCGCCTGAGGAAACGGTGCCCTTCAGCCTGCTGTCGGTCGAAGCGGGCGGCTTCGACCACGACCACCTCGTCGTGAAGTGGGTCTCGCAGGCGGAAAAGCGGACCCTCTACCTCAAGGACCCGGCTTTGATCCGAGCCTTCCGCGGAGCCGCGCCGCCTGAATTGACGGGGGAGCTGGAACGGACTGCGGCACGGGTGCGTGGCTCACGTCTGCGGCGGCGGACGTGGCTCCTGGCGGCAATCGGGGCCGTCGCGGCTTTCGTCCTCCTGCTCTGGCTCGGGTCAGACGTGCTCGTCAGGCTGGCGGTCAGCCGGGTCCCGGTCGAGTGGGAGAAGGTTATCGGGGAGGCGGCGCGCGGGCAGTTCCTGGCCGGGCAGGCCGTCGTGAAGGACGGGCCGGCCGTGGCGGCCGTGCAGGAGATCACCGAGCGGTTGGCCGACCAGGTGCCGGACAGCCCCTATCGGTTCGAAGTCACGGTCGTGCGGAGCGACGTGGTCAACGCCTTCGCCCTGCCGGGCGGCTATGTGATCGTCTTGACCGGCCTGCTCGAGAAGGCGGAGAGTCCGGAGGAAGTGGCCGGCGTGCTGGGGCATGAGCTCAACCACGTGCTGCTGCGGCACGGGACGGAGCGCATCGTGAAGACGATCGGGATCGCAGCCGTGGTGACGATCCTGGTCGGGGACCGGCAGGGGCTGGTCGGGCTGGCCAAGCGTCTGGGCATCGAGTTGGCCACGTTGAAGTTCGGGCGGGAGCAGGAGACCGAGGCGGACCTGGAAGGGCTCCGGCTGCTGCACCGGGCCAGGATCCTGCCGGACGGGATGATCCGGTTCTTTGAGCGTCTCTCGGAGTCGGACAAGCTCCAGGTCGAGATCCTCTCCACCCACCCGATGAGCGCGGCGCGCGCGGAACGGCTCAAGGCCGAGGCGGCCGCCCTGCCCAGGCAGGAGCCGTTGCCCTTCTCGTTCGACTGGGGCGCCGTGCAAGCCGGGCTCTGA
- a CDS encoding TIGR00266 family protein: MKSEILYPGAFPMARVELAAGESIKAESGAMVAASPTVDVESKMEGGFLGALSRKMLSGEKFFFQTLRATRGPGEVLLAPTVPGDILILELDGVNEYLVQKDGFLAGAEGVKIESRMQSLSRGLLGGEGFFILRVSGTGQLILNSFGAIHKVELKPDQEYIVDNSHLVAWTATTSYNIEKAAAGWIASFTSGEGFVCRFRGPGVVYIQSRNPGGFGAWLQQFIPVAE; the protein is encoded by the coding sequence ATGAAGAGCGAAATCTTGTATCCGGGAGCGTTTCCGATGGCGCGCGTGGAGCTCGCGGCGGGAGAGTCCATCAAGGCGGAGTCCGGCGCGATGGTGGCCGCGTCGCCGACCGTGGACGTGGAGAGCAAGATGGAGGGCGGGTTCCTGGGCGCGCTCTCCCGGAAGATGCTGAGCGGGGAGAAGTTCTTCTTCCAGACCCTGCGGGCGACCCGAGGCCCGGGCGAGGTGCTGCTGGCCCCGACCGTGCCCGGCGACATCCTGATCCTGGAGCTCGACGGCGTGAACGAGTACCTGGTCCAGAAAGACGGGTTTCTGGCCGGAGCCGAGGGCGTCAAGATCGAGAGCCGGATGCAGAGCCTGAGCCGCGGCCTCTTGGGCGGGGAAGGGTTTTTCATCCTGCGGGTCAGCGGGACCGGGCAGTTGATCTTGAACAGCTTCGGGGCGATCCACAAGGTCGAGCTCAAGCCGGACCAGGAATACATCGTGGACAACAGCCATCTGGTGGCCTGGACCGCCACGACCTCCTACAACATCGAGAAGGCGGCCGCCGGCTGGATCGCCAGCTTCACCTCTGGCGAGGGTTTCGTCTGCCGGTTCCGCGGGCCGGGTGTCGTGTACATCCAGAGCCGCAACCCCGGCGGCTTCGGGGCCTGGCTCCAGCAGTTCATTCCGGTCGCCGAGTGA
- a CDS encoding biotin-dependent carboxyltransferase family protein, whose translation MRREPSPARLAVVRPGWLTTVQDLGRFGFQRFGMPPAGAMDPFALRCANRLVGNPDQAAALEITVQGPEIRFEEEAVIAFTGADLTPTMNGALLPAWTTVMAGKGSRLTFGARRSGARSYLAVAGGFDLPIVLGSRSTHLRSHTGGFAGRALVKGDTLHGGKPNPGVWRLVGRSLPDAARPGYSPTPILRTVPGPQADWFTPDTVNNFLGGRYRVSSQSDRMGYRLLGPELDRAGREDMVSEAVPLGALQVPADRQPILLSADRQTTGGYPKIAVVISADIPLAAQLLPGDSVRFALIEVPEAQALFRAQRAALDAALPPIG comes from the coding sequence ATGCGGCGTGAGCCGTCCCCCGCGCGTCTGGCCGTCGTCCGTCCCGGGTGGCTCACGACGGTGCAGGACCTCGGCCGGTTCGGGTTTCAGCGGTTCGGCATGCCCCCGGCCGGGGCGATGGACCCATTCGCGCTCCGGTGCGCCAACCGGCTGGTCGGCAATCCGGACCAGGCGGCGGCGCTGGAGATCACGGTACAGGGACCGGAGATCCGGTTCGAGGAGGAGGCCGTCATCGCCTTCACCGGCGCGGACCTGACGCCAACCATGAACGGCGCGCTCCTGCCGGCTTGGACGACGGTGATGGCTGGAAAGGGGAGCAGGCTGACGTTCGGCGCTCGCCGTTCCGGCGCCCGCTCCTATCTGGCTGTCGCCGGCGGCTTTGACCTGCCGATCGTGCTCGGCAGTCGTTCCACCCACCTGCGCAGCCACACGGGCGGCTTCGCCGGCCGTGCGCTGGTGAAGGGTGACACGCTGCACGGAGGGAAGCCGAACCCCGGAGTCTGGCGATTGGTCGGCCGGTCCCTGCCGGATGCCGCCAGGCCTGGCTACAGCCCGACGCCGATCCTGCGAACCGTGCCCGGCCCCCAAGCCGATTGGTTCACGCCGGACACGGTCAACAACTTCCTCGGCGGCCGGTATCGGGTCTCTTCCCAGTCCGATCGGATGGGGTACCGTCTGCTCGGGCCGGAACTGGACCGAGCCGGCCGGGAAGACATGGTCTCCGAGGCCGTTCCCCTGGGAGCCTTGCAGGTCCCGGCCGACCGGCAGCCGATCCTGTTGTCGGCGGACCGTCAAACGACCGGCGGCTATCCGAAGATCGCCGTCGTGATCTCCGCCGATATTCCTCTTGCGGCCCAGCTCCTGCCCGGCGATTCGGTCCGCTTCGCGCTGATCGAAGTCCCCGAGGCGCAGGCGCTCTTCCGGGCTCAGCGTGCTGCGCTCGATGCCGCGTTGCCGCCAATTGGTTAG
- a CDS encoding 5-oxoprolinase subunit PxpA, with protein MRVDLNCDLGESADPDRLAMEERIMASVTSVNVACGVHAGSPDVMRRTVLAARLHGVAVGAHPGFPDREGMGRTEGTVPVAEVERLVADQVRALSAVAAEEGVTLAHVKPHGALYHLAARDRSAAEAVARAVAVVDRRLVLFGLAGSPAVEAGLALGLTVAEEAFADRGYRADGSLVPRGQAGALITDEREVAARVLRLVREGTVETVDGAILSLRADTICLHGDTPGADRLARLVRRELIRAGVRLLPVGASDAA; from the coding sequence ATGCGGGTTGATTTGAATTGCGACCTGGGCGAGTCCGCCGATCCGGACCGGCTGGCGATGGAGGAGCGGATCATGGCCTCCGTGACCTCGGTCAACGTCGCCTGCGGGGTCCATGCCGGCAGTCCCGACGTGATGCGGCGGACCGTGCTGGCGGCGCGCCTCCACGGCGTGGCGGTCGGCGCCCATCCGGGGTTCCCGGACCGGGAGGGCATGGGACGAACTGAAGGCACGGTGCCGGTCGCAGAGGTGGAGCGGCTCGTGGCCGACCAGGTCAGGGCGCTTTCCGCCGTGGCGGCTGAGGAAGGGGTGACGCTCGCCCACGTCAAGCCGCACGGGGCCCTCTATCATCTGGCGGCCAGGGATCGGTCGGCGGCCGAAGCGGTCGCCCGAGCCGTGGCGGTCGTGGACCGCCGGCTGGTTCTGTTCGGCCTGGCCGGCTCGCCGGCAGTCGAGGCGGGCCTGGCACTCGGCCTGACCGTGGCCGAGGAGGCCTTTGCCGACCGGGGCTACCGGGCCGACGGGTCTCTGGTGCCCCGCGGTCAGGCCGGGGCGCTCATCACGGACGAGCGCGAGGTCGCCGCCCGGGTGCTGCGTCTGGTCCGGGAGGGGACCGTGGAGACGGTGGACGGGGCCATCCTGTCGCTGCGCGCGGACACGATCTGCCTGCACGGCGACACGCCCGGCGCGGATCGGCTGGCCCGACTCGTGCGGCGAGAGTTGATCCGAGCCGGCGTCAGGCTGTTGCCGGTGGGAGCCAGCGATGCGGCGTGA
- the pxpB gene encoding 5-oxoprolinase subunit PxpB, which translates to MNHQPPPPDRSPYPRLLAEGDAAVTVEFGATIDPAVNDLVLAFARAVEEQGERDWPDLVEVVPTYRSVTLYFDPLVADWQRLADRLLALAAGIEPARKAAPRTVEVPVLYGGEFGPDLDDVAAFAGCSPDEVVALHSSVTYRVYMLGFSPGFPYLGSVPPALAMPRLATPRASVPAGSVGLAGSQTGIYPQESPGGWRIIGRTPWRLYDPARSEPFLIEPGDQVRFVPITRQAYERLQARDESR; encoded by the coding sequence ATGAACCACCAACCACCGCCCCCTGACCGTTCTCCCTATCCGCGGCTGCTGGCGGAGGGCGATGCGGCGGTGACGGTCGAATTCGGCGCCACGATCGATCCGGCGGTCAACGACCTGGTCCTGGCCTTCGCCCGGGCGGTGGAGGAGCAGGGAGAGAGGGATTGGCCCGACTTGGTGGAAGTCGTGCCGACCTACCGCTCCGTCACCCTGTACTTCGATCCGCTGGTTGCGGATTGGCAGCGGCTGGCGGACCGGCTGCTCGCGCTGGCCGCCGGGATCGAGCCGGCCCGGAAGGCGGCGCCGCGGACCGTCGAGGTGCCGGTCCTCTACGGGGGCGAGTTCGGACCGGATTTGGATGACGTGGCGGCCTTCGCCGGTTGCTCCCCCGACGAGGTCGTCGCCTTGCACAGTTCCGTGACCTACCGGGTCTACATGCTCGGGTTCAGCCCCGGCTTCCCCTACCTGGGCTCGGTGCCGCCGGCCCTCGCGATGCCGCGTCTGGCGACGCCGCGGGCGAGCGTGCCGGCGGGATCGGTCGGCCTCGCCGGCTCCCAGACAGGGATCTATCCCCAGGAGAGTCCGGGCGGGTGGCGGATCATCGGGCGGACGCCGTGGCGGCTGTACGATCCGGCCCGTTCCGAGCCGTTCCTGATCGAGCCGGGCGATCAGGTGCGATTCGTGCCGATCACGCGGCAGGCGTATGAACGACTCCAGGCGCGGGACGAGAGCCGGTGA
- a CDS encoding NCS2 family permease gives MLDRRFSLRANGTTVRTEVTAGATTFLALSYILFVQPAVLATAGMDFGAVLAATCLASAFATLLMGLHANYPIALAPAMGHNVYFAFTVCGAMAAGGMGVPWRTALGGVFVSGALFLILSRFGFRERLLNAVPDALKHAIAVGIGLLIAFVGLQWAGIVVARPGILVGLGRLDSPPVLLSLSGLLLTAGLAARGNQAAILWGMAATTAIGLTLGLVRYEGLVGAPPSLAPTLLQLDLGGLLSHTGLLIVFTFFFLALFDTIGTLVGVGAQAGFLKDGRLPRAEKALVADAAGMTAGAVLGTSTITSYVESAAGVAAGGRTGLASVVTAGLFLAALFFAPLAKMVGGGTVAPDGTHLYPVIAPALILIGSFMVRGITSVPWHDPTEAIPAFLTILLMPATVSITEGITFGLASYTLLKLVTGRLGEAHWLIHLFAGLLTLRYVAA, from the coding sequence ATGCTCGACCGGCGGTTCTCCCTGCGCGCCAACGGGACCACAGTCCGGACCGAGGTGACGGCCGGCGCCACCACGTTCCTGGCCCTCTCCTACATCCTGTTCGTGCAGCCCGCCGTCCTGGCGACGGCCGGCATGGATTTCGGGGCGGTGCTGGCGGCCACCTGTCTGGCCAGCGCCTTCGCCACCCTGCTCATGGGGCTCCACGCCAACTACCCGATCGCCCTGGCTCCGGCCATGGGCCACAATGTCTACTTCGCCTTCACGGTCTGCGGCGCGATGGCGGCGGGGGGCATGGGCGTGCCCTGGCGAACCGCGCTGGGCGGCGTGTTCGTCTCCGGCGCGCTGTTCCTCATCCTGTCGCGGTTCGGGTTCCGGGAGCGGCTCCTGAACGCCGTGCCCGACGCCCTGAAGCACGCGATCGCGGTCGGCATCGGGCTCCTGATCGCGTTCGTGGGCTTGCAGTGGGCGGGGATCGTGGTGGCCCGGCCCGGCATCCTGGTCGGGCTGGGCCGGCTCGATTCGCCGCCGGTGCTCCTCTCGCTCTCCGGCCTGCTGCTGACGGCGGGGCTGGCGGCCAGGGGGAATCAGGCCGCCATCCTGTGGGGCATGGCGGCGACGACGGCGATCGGGCTGACGCTGGGGCTCGTGCGCTACGAGGGCTTGGTCGGCGCGCCGCCGTCCCTGGCCCCGACGCTGCTCCAACTGGATCTCGGCGGGCTCCTCTCCCATACCGGGTTGCTGATCGTCTTCACCTTCTTCTTCCTCGCCCTGTTCGACACGATCGGCACCCTGGTCGGCGTCGGCGCCCAGGCGGGGTTTCTCAAGGACGGGCGGCTGCCCAGGGCCGAGAAAGCCCTGGTCGCGGACGCGGCGGGGATGACGGCGGGGGCGGTGCTCGGCACCTCCACGATTACCAGCTACGTCGAGAGTGCGGCCGGCGTGGCGGCCGGAGGCCGCACCGGCCTCGCCAGCGTGGTCACGGCCGGCCTGTTTCTCGCGGCTCTGTTCTTCGCCCCCCTCGCCAAGATGGTGGGCGGCGGCACCGTGGCGCCGGACGGGACGCACCTCTATCCCGTGATCGCCCCGGCCCTGATCCTGATCGGGAGCTTCATGGTGCGCGGGATCACCTCGGTGCCCTGGCACGATCCGACGGAAGCGATTCCCGCGTTCCTCACGATCCTGCTCATGCCGGCGACGGTCAGCATTACCGAGGGGATCACCTTCGGGCTGGCGTCCTACACGCTCCTGAAGCTCGTCACCGGCCGGCTGGGCGAGGCCCACTGGCTGATTCACCTGTTCGCGGGGCTGCTGACGCTGCGGTACGTCGCCGCGTGA
- a CDS encoding PAS domain-containing protein: protein MGSARLIQQLAALNKLVLGERLQPDDLRTGLGRLAKAAAQTLQVERVSVWRLTQGRTAARCLELYELSHARHSSGVEIPVNDYPLHFQAIGSGDVIAADDALTDPRTKEFRESRLFPLGVTSMLAVPMHLVGGPGGALWLEHVGPPRSWSPEETMFAMGAAALAALVIGQWEHREAEETLRVKEERFHFAFNASRVGVWDWDILGGRVTWSERVEALMGLLPGSFDGTYEGFLSCVHPADREFLTQAIAAAVNDGKDYDVEHRVVWPDGSVHWLACKGDVYRDKAGRPVRMSGTVMDVTERKRAEEALRESQEQLRQAQKMEAVGKLAGGIAHDFNNLLTVITGYSQLLLSRLDQGHPLRREIEEIKKSGDRAASLTQQLLAFSRRQVLMPKALDLNDVVSGMGGMLQRLLGEDVDLITNLDPALGAVKADPGQLEQVIMNLAVNARDAMPHGGKLTIETANVQVRETRVHGPHVMAPGRYALLAVSDSGCGMDAETQARIFEPFFTTKGTGKGTGLGLSTVYGIVKQSGGYVFVYSEPGRGATFKIYLPRIDEAIEGVPTATADPGQPSGTETVLLVEDEPGVRGFVRETLHLQGYRVLEARHGFEALVIATRHQNPIHLLLTDVVMPQMSGRELADQLVSMRKDLRILYISGYTENAVVHHGVLEPGTAFLQKPFTPDVLIRKVREVLDAPAPKAPR, encoded by the coding sequence GTGGGCTCAGCGCGTCTCATCCAGCAGCTAGCCGCGCTCAATAAGCTGGTCCTGGGCGAACGCCTCCAACCCGACGACTTGCGCACGGGGCTCGGCCGCCTGGCGAAGGCCGCAGCGCAGACCCTCCAGGTCGAGCGGGTGAGCGTCTGGCGCTTGACTCAGGGCCGGACTGCGGCCCGCTGCCTCGAGCTCTACGAGCTGAGCCATGCCCGCCATTCCTCCGGCGTCGAAATTCCCGTCAACGACTACCCGCTCCATTTTCAGGCGATCGGCAGCGGCGACGTCATCGCTGCCGACGACGCCCTGACCGATCCTCGGACCAAAGAGTTCCGCGAGTCCCGCCTGTTCCCGCTGGGCGTCACCTCGATGCTGGCCGTGCCGATGCACCTCGTCGGCGGGCCGGGAGGCGCGCTCTGGCTCGAGCACGTCGGCCCGCCGCGCTCCTGGTCTCCCGAGGAAACGATGTTCGCGATGGGGGCCGCGGCGCTCGCGGCCCTCGTGATCGGCCAGTGGGAGCATCGGGAGGCGGAGGAGACGCTGCGGGTCAAGGAGGAACGGTTCCACTTCGCGTTCAACGCCTCCCGCGTCGGGGTGTGGGACTGGGACATCCTCGGCGGGCGGGTCACCTGGTCCGAGCGGGTCGAAGCCCTCATGGGCCTCCTGCCCGGCTCGTTCGACGGGACGTATGAAGGGTTCTTGAGCTGCGTCCATCCTGCGGACCGCGAGTTCCTGACCCAGGCCATCGCCGCCGCGGTCAACGACGGGAAGGACTACGACGTCGAGCACCGGGTCGTGTGGCCGGACGGGAGCGTGCACTGGCTGGCCTGCAAGGGGGACGTCTATCGGGACAAGGCCGGCCGGCCGGTGCGCATGAGCGGGACCGTGATGGACGTCACCGAGCGCAAACGGGCGGAGGAGGCGCTGCGGGAGAGCCAGGAGCAGCTCCGGCAGGCCCAGAAGATGGAGGCCGTGGGCAAGCTGGCTGGCGGGATCGCCCACGACTTCAACAACCTGCTGACGGTCATCACGGGCTACAGCCAGTTGCTGCTGAGCCGCCTCGACCAGGGCCATCCCCTGCGGCGGGAGATCGAGGAGATCAAAAAGTCGGGAGACCGGGCCGCCTCCCTGACGCAGCAGCTCCTGGCCTTCAGCCGGCGGCAGGTGCTCATGCCCAAGGCGCTGGACCTGAACGACGTGGTGTCCGGCATGGGCGGGATGCTCCAGCGGTTGCTCGGCGAGGACGTGGACCTCATCACCAACCTGGATCCGGCGCTGGGCGCGGTGAAGGCCGATCCGGGCCAGCTCGAGCAGGTCATCATGAACCTGGCCGTGAACGCGCGGGACGCCATGCCGCACGGCGGCAAGCTCACGATCGAGACCGCCAACGTCCAGGTTCGGGAGACCAGGGTCCACGGGCCGCACGTCATGGCTCCCGGGCGGTACGCCCTGCTGGCCGTCAGCGACTCGGGCTGCGGGATGGATGCGGAGACCCAGGCGCGTATCTTCGAGCCCTTTTTCACGACCAAGGGGACGGGAAAGGGGACGGGACTGGGGCTCTCCACCGTCTACGGCATCGTCAAGCAGAGCGGCGGGTACGTCTTCGTGTACAGCGAGCCGGGGCGCGGCGCCACGTTCAAGATTTACTTGCCGCGCATCGACGAGGCGATCGAAGGGGTGCCCACGGCGACGGCCGACCCGGGGCAGCCGAGCGGAACCGAGACGGTCCTGCTGGTCGAGGACGAGCCGGGGGTCCGGGGTTTCGTGCGCGAGACCCTGCACCTGCAGGGCTACCGGGTCCTGGAAGCCAGGCACGGCTTCGAGGCGCTCGTGATCGCGACTCGCCATCAGAACCCGATCCACCTGCTCCTGACCGACGTCGTGATGCCTCAGATGAGCGGGCGGGAGCTGGCCGATCAACTCGTCTCGATGCGCAAGGACCTGCGCATCCTCTACATCTCCGGCTATACGGAAAACGCCGTGGTCCACCACGGCGTCCTGGAGCCCGGCACCGCCTTTCTCCAGAAGCCGTTCACGCCCGACGTGCTGATCCGCAAGGTCCGGGAAGTGCTGGACGCACCCGCTCCGAAAGCCCCGCGATGA
- a CDS encoding Gfo/Idh/MocA family oxidoreductase, which translates to MDIGLGVIGLGRHGMRYARHLLEGVEGCRLVAVSRRDATAGGPFAREHGLAFFTDWRDLLALSEVEAVIVVTPPSLNHDICLAAARAGKAMLIEKPLAFSTEQARTMVQAARAAGVPLMTAQTLRFTPVLQRLRERLPDVGSLEYLTLCMRGERPPHEWLDRPDQAGGGVVLEIGIHLFDLIRFLTGSEAVEVSAETERRHTRNLEDLAHLRFRLASGMPCYVEVSRVSGGRMCRVDAVGSAGELVADVGPGTLSRIEGWKTVEVEPVPDRPTLVTVLEAFARGVAKGGPMPVTGEDGLRAVAMAEAAYRAAAAGRPVQIRGEPMADGL; encoded by the coding sequence ATGGACATCGGGCTCGGTGTGATCGGACTCGGTCGTCACGGGATGCGGTACGCCCGCCATCTGCTCGAAGGCGTGGAAGGCTGCCGCCTGGTGGCGGTGTCGCGGCGCGACGCGACGGCCGGCGGTCCGTTCGCCCGGGAGCACGGGCTGGCCTTTTTCACCGACTGGCGCGACCTCCTGGCCTTGTCCGAAGTGGAGGCGGTGATCGTGGTCACGCCCCCCTCGCTGAACCACGACATCTGCCTGGCGGCCGCCCGCGCCGGCAAGGCCATGCTGATCGAGAAGCCGCTGGCCTTTTCCACCGAACAGGCCCGGACCATGGTCCAGGCGGCCCGCGCGGCCGGCGTGCCCCTCATGACCGCGCAGACCCTGCGGTTCACGCCGGTGCTGCAACGGCTGCGCGAGCGCTTGCCGGACGTCGGCTCGCTGGAGTACCTGACCCTTTGCATGCGCGGCGAGCGGCCTCCGCATGAATGGCTGGATCGCCCGGATCAGGCCGGCGGCGGGGTCGTGCTGGAGATCGGGATTCACCTGTTCGATTTGATCCGGTTTTTGACCGGCTCGGAGGCCGTGGAGGTCTCGGCCGAGACGGAACGCCGGCACACGCGGAACCTGGAGGACCTGGCGCATCTCCGTTTTCGTCTCGCGTCGGGCATGCCCTGCTACGTCGAGGTGTCGCGGGTCTCCGGAGGGCGGATGTGCCGGGTGGACGCGGTGGGCTCGGCCGGCGAACTGGTCGCGGACGTCGGGCCCGGCACCCTCAGCCGGATCGAGGGATGGAAGACCGTCGAGGTGGAGCCGGTGCCGGATCGCCCGACGCTCGTCACGGTGCTGGAGGCCTTCGCGCGGGGCGTGGCGAAGGGCGGGCCAATGCCGGTTACGGGCGAAGACGGTCTGCGCGCCGTCGCGATGGCCGAGGCGGCCTATCGTGCAGCGGCCGCAGGCCGGCCCGTGCAGATAAGAGGAGAGCCTATGGCTGATGGCCTCTAG
- a CDS encoding diguanylate cyclase, protein MRVLIAEQDTLVRRVLETAVAQWGYHATTCTDGTEAWQVLQGQNPPDFALLDVSLPGMDGARICSALKQAPAPATYTVLLTPPEQEPDPTARHEPGPDDYLTLPVDAGELRARLRIGERLVELREELAEARETIRVKTTLDSVTGVWNRDAALDCLSRELTRSQREGAPLAIVLADLDDFKLINDTYGHAAGDMALREAAQRFRRVLRPYDGLGRYGGDEFLVILPGCDAEAANTLADRLRLALSSRPMTTERGGAFFVTLTAGVSSASHRNGIVGPDALTRAAETALVRAKQAASNRVATASNGSGLNVSA, encoded by the coding sequence ATGCGGGTCTTGATCGCCGAGCAGGACACGCTGGTTCGGCGTGTCCTGGAAACTGCGGTGGCCCAATGGGGCTACCACGCCACGACCTGTACGGATGGCACGGAAGCCTGGCAGGTGCTGCAGGGGCAAAACCCGCCGGACTTCGCCCTCCTGGATGTGAGCCTGCCCGGCATGGATGGCGCGCGGATTTGCTCCGCGCTCAAACAGGCGCCGGCGCCGGCCACCTACACCGTCCTTCTGACCCCGCCGGAGCAGGAGCCGGACCCGACGGCCAGGCACGAGCCCGGTCCCGACGACTATCTGACCTTGCCGGTGGACGCAGGCGAGCTGCGGGCCCGTCTTCGGATCGGCGAACGGCTCGTGGAGCTCCGGGAAGAGTTGGCCGAGGCCCGGGAGACGATCCGCGTCAAGACGACGCTGGACTCCGTCACCGGCGTCTGGAACCGCGACGCCGCGCTCGACTGTCTGAGCCGCGAGCTGACCCGCTCGCAACGAGAAGGGGCGCCGCTGGCGATCGTGCTGGCCGACCTGGACGACTTCAAGCTCATCAACGACACGTACGGTCACGCGGCCGGCGACATGGCGCTGCGCGAAGCCGCCCAGCGTTTCCGACGCGTGCTGCGCCCCTACGACGGCCTCGGCCGGTACGGGGGCGACGAGTTTCTGGTGATTCTCCCCGGGTGCGACGCCGAGGCCGCGAACACCCTGGCCGATCGGCTCCGGCTCGCCCTCTCGTCCCGCCCCATGACGACCGAGCGAGGCGGCGCGTTCTTCGTGACCCTCACCGCCGGGGTGAGCTCGGCCAGCCATCGGAACGGGATCGTGGGGCCCGACGCGCTCACCCGCGCCGCGGAGACGGCTCTCGTCAGGGCCAAGCAGGCCGCCAGCAACCGCGTGGCGACGGCCTCCAACGGATCGGGGTTGAACGTCTCGGCCTGA